One Mycolicibacterium sp. TUM20985 genomic window, GGGACTTGTGGCCATCCAGCTTGCTGACTTTCTCCTCGATCAGGCGGTTCATCGCACCCTCTTCCGCGCCGGCCGGCACCGAAGACCAGAAGCCTATGTTGACGTAGGTCTGATGTGCGGCAATCGGGTACAGCGGCCAGCCCTCCTCGTCGCGCAGGCGCAGTGGACACAGCCAGATGGGCTCGATCGGGACGTTGTCCAGGAACCAGCTCACGAATTCGGCAGTGCGTCCGACCGGGACCTCGATGTCCTGCACGACCCGTTCCAACGGTGGTCTGCCGTGGCGTTTCTCCAGCCGGTCGGCGATGGCGAACCGACGGTCGTAGGCGATCAGCTTCCAATAGAAGCTGCTGCGCCGATAGCGCCGCGGCCAGAGCCGCCGGATCGTGGGGTTCTGCGCGCCAAAGGCCCGTGAGCACCAGAACCAATCGGTGTCCCAGCGCCACAGGTAGTCATGAATCGTCAAGCGGTCATCCTTGACACCCGTCGGATGCTGAATGGACCGGTAATAGACGTCGCGGCCGGTGTAGTCGCTGACCGGTCCCGATGTCGAGGTCTGCACGCCGACGCAGAGATAGGACTCCTCGGCGGTGAAGACCACGCCGTCGAGGTAGTGCACGGGCGCGCCGTCGAGGCCGCCCGTCTCGACGATGCGCTCCATGGTCGCGACGAGGTCGGTCAGCGAATGGAACCGCAGGTGTCGAAGTGCGACGAACGGCTTGACCGGTTCCAGTTCGATCTTCAAGCGCACCGTATAACCAAGAGTCCCATAGGAATTGGGGAACGCACTAAACAGATCCGAGTGGAGGTCTCGACTTGCGGTCACGACTTCGCCGGCCCCGGTGAGGATGTCCATCTCGATGACCGACTCGTGCGGTAGGCCGTTGCGGAACGAGGCCGACTCGATGCCGAGTCCCGTCACCGCACCGCCCAGGGTGATGGTCTTCAACTGCGGTACCACCAGCGGAGACAACCCGTACGGAAGCGTGGCGGCGACGAGGTCCTCATACGTGCACATCCCCGCAACGTCGGCGGTGCGCGCGTCGGGATCGACGCCGATCACGCCCGTCAGTCCGGAGACGTCGAGCCCCTTCGCGGTGGCCTTCTCGCGAGCGCGAAACAGGTTCGAGGTGGGCTTGGCCAGACGCACGGTGGCGTTGGGCGGGATGGCGCGGTAGCTCTCCAGCAGTCTTCGTACGCCTGCTGCGTGAGCCGACTGCGCTTCGATCGATGCAACAGTCACGGATATACGCTAGACCCCCGGTGGCAACCGATGCGACCGCACCGACCCGGGATCACACCCGTTCACCCCTCGATCTAGGAGTCTTCACCGATGGGACAGGTCAGCGCCTCTAGCACTGTCATGATCAACGCCGAACCCGATGCCGTGCTCGCGGCGGTCGCCGATTATCAGACGGTTCGGCCGAAGATCCTCTCCTCTCATTACAGCGGCTACCAGGTGCTCGAGGGTGGCCATGGCGCGGGCACCGTCGCCACCTGGAAGCTGCAGGCCACCAAGTCGCGGGTCCGCGACGTGAAGGCCACCGTCGACGTGGCCGGCCACACGGTCATTGAGAAGGACGCCAACTCGACGATGGTCACCAACTACACCGTCGCCCCCGCGGGACCCGGTTCGTCGGTCACAGTTAAGACGTCATGGGACGGCGCCGGAGGGGTCAAGGGTTTCTTCGAGAAGACCTTCGCGCCGCTGGGCCTGCGCAAGATCCAGGCCGAGGTGCTGGGGAATCTGAAGAATCAGGTCGAGTCGAACTAGTTACTCAGGCGGTGACCCGCGGCGGCCTGGTCGCCAGGAAGCCCGCGATGCCGCGCACGACGGCGTCGGCGTACTTCTGCCTGCCCTCGGCGCTCTCGATCAACGCCGTGTCGGCGGGGTTCTTCATGTTGCCCAACTCGACGAGGACCGACGGGTACTGCGCCAGGTTCAGCCCGGCCAGATCGGCCCGCGGGTACAGCCCACCCTGGCCGATGTAGTTGGCGGGCATCAAGCCGGCGGCCTGCAGTTGGTCGCGCATGGTCTGGGCGAACTGGACCGACGGCCCCGCTTGCGCCTGGTTGAGCGGCGGCGACGAGTAGTTGACGTGGAAGCCCCGTCCGGTGGCGGGCCCACCGTCGGCGTGGATCGACACGATGGCGTCCGGCTTCAGCGCGTTGGCCATCGCCGCCCGCTCGTCGACGCAGGCGGCGACGCCGGTGTCGTCGCCGCGGGACATCGCGGTGCGCACGCCGAGCGCGGTCAACTCCTGCCGGATGCGCAGCACCGTCTCCCAGTTGAAGGAGTGCTCGGGGTAGCCGCTGTCGGTCGAGGTGCCGCTCGTCTGGCAGTCCTTCGTCCCGCCGCGTCCCGTGGGGACCTGCTTGGTCAGCGATGCATCGTTGGAGCCGTTGTGGCCGGGGTCGAGGAAGACGATCATCCCGGTGATGTTGGCGGGGGCAGCGGCAGCGGTCGGGACGCCCGCGGTTCCGAGCGAGATGGCGACGAGGAGGCCGACGGCCAGGACGGCGCCGACACGTAGGGGAGAAGGTGCGTGCGGTGATGAGCGCAAGCGAAGAACATGGGACACGGCGCCAAGGTAGCGCGCGGGACGACTAGGCTGAGGCGGAAAATCGCCGCGCGCGGGCGACAGCAATCAACTCGAGACCCAACTGCTATCAACATGCAAGGGGACACGGATGCAACCCGGCCAACCGCCCGACATGTCAGCGCTCCTCGCGCAGGCCCAGCAGGTCCAGCAGCAGTTGATGGAGGCGCAGGAGGCGCTGGCCGGCGCGGAGGTCCACGGGCAGGCCGGTGGCGGTCTGGTGCAGGTCACGATGAAGGGCAGTGGCGAGGTGATCGCCGTCGCGATCGACCCGAAGGTCGTCGACCCCGACGACGTCGAGACGCTCCAGGACCTCGTCATCGGCGCGATCAAGGATGCCTCCCGGCAGGTCACCTTGATGGCGCAGAGCAAGCTCGGCCCGCTCGCCGGCGGCCTTGGCGGGCTCGAACTGCCGGGGCTCTGACTTGTTCGAGGGTCCGGTCCAGGATCTGATCGACGAACTGGGCAAGTTGCCTGGGATCGGGCCGAAGAGCGCTCAGCGCATCGCGTTTCACCTGTTGTCGGTCGAGCCGCCGGACATCGACCGGCTGACGGCCGTCCTCGGCAAGGTCCGCGACGGTGTGCAGTTCTGTTCGGTGTGCGGCAACGTCTCCGACGACGAACGCTGCCGCATCTGCTCGGATTCGCGACGGGACGCCTCGCTCGTATGCGTCGTCGAAGAACCCAAGGACGTCGCGGCCGTCGAGCGAACCCGCGAATTCCGCGGCCGCTACCACGTGCTGGGTGGTGCGTTGGATCCGCTGTCGGGAGTGGGGCCCGATCAGCTCCGAATTCGCGAGCTGCTCAACAGAATTGGTGAGCGCGTCGATGGCGTGGACGTGGCGGAGGTCATCATCGCCACCGACCCCAACACCGAGGGTGAGGCGACGGCCACGTATCTGGTGCGCATGCTGCGCGACATTCCCGGGCTGACCGTCACCCGCATCGCCTCCGGGCTGCCGATGGGCGGTGATCTGGAGTTCGCCGACGAGCTCACCTTGGGACGCGCTCTGACCGGCCGCCGGGCGATGGCCTAGGTTGGCGCTCATGTCGGACGAGGAGTTCAAGGTCGAGGTGGAACTCGGCGACGAGGCGCACCACCTGTCGTTCTGGGAGCGGCTGCGGTCGCTGAACGTCGACGACGAGGCCCGCAAGCGGCTGGGCAGTCGGGTGACGGTGACCCGCGACGGCAACCGGATTCAGCTGTACACCCACAGCCTGGCGGACGCCCGCGCGGCCGAGCAGAACGTCCGTGACCTGGTCGTCGCCGACGGCATCACCGCCGAGTACACGACTACGCGGTGGAGCGGGGACACGCAGGCGTGGGTCGACCCTGCCGATGGTGACGAGGTCGCCGACGATGCGCCGGACGTGCCCGTACCCGATCCGAGCTACGTAATCCTCGAGGCCTACAAGCCGGACTTCCTGCGCGATCTGGGCCTGTAGCGCGGGGGCCGCGCAGGCCGCAAGCCCCGCGGCGACACATAAACGTTGGCGACGACGCGCCGACCTGAGTCGCCCAGACTTATGCCTCGCGGTCTGTCGGTGGGCGCTGTCAAGGTTTGGGGGTGGCAGCGGTCTTCTCCGGGAGTCAGGCGATGGCGTCTGGGCAGCTGACCCGCCACCGACTACGAACCCGTTTCGAGGCAGTCCATCCCAACGTCTACGTCGCGGAGTTTGGGGTGCTGACGCCCGCTGACCGGGCGCGGGCGGCCTTGCTCTGGTCCAAGGGCCGTGGTGTCGTGGCGGGACTGACGGCTTCGGCGTTGCATGGAGCGCGCTGGATGGACGGCGACGAACCCGTCGAGATGATCTGGCGGAACCAGCATGCTCCCGACGGGGTGCTCACCCGCAACGAACGCGTCGAGGACGACGAGATCGTGGTCATCGACGGGATCACGATGACGACTACGCCGCGTACTGCTCTCGACCTTGCTCGACATCTCGAACGCGACGCCGCCGTGGCGCGTCTGGACGCGCTGGCGCACGCGACGGGAATCACAGCAGATGACGTCGACCCACTGCTGGTTCGCCATCGTGGCAGCCGCGGCACTCGGCGGGCGCGCGAGTCGATCGCGTTGATGGATGCCGGTGGCACGTCGCCGAAGGAGACCTGGCTGCGGCTCCTCCTCCTGGATGCGGGACTACCGAAACCGCAAGCGCAGTTGATGGTTCACAACGGTGACCACTATCCGCTTGCCTATTTGGATCTCGGCTGGCAGCAGTACATGGTTGCGGTGGAGTATGACGGCGACCACCACCGCAAAGATCGCAAGCAGTACCTCAAGGACATCAGCCGACTGCGGATGCTCGAACGACTGGGGTGGATCGTCATCAGAGTGGTCGCGGAGGATCACCCGCTCGACGTAGTACGTCGCGTGCAGACAACCCTCGCAAGCCGCGGCTTCCGCGACACATAATCGTTGGCGACGACACGCCGACCGACGCCGCCGAGGCTTATGTCTCGGCGGGTGCCGCCCTCGTCGTCTAGACCCGGCGCGGTGCCGCGAGTCGTTCACGGCGCAGCTGAGCCACCTCGGAAAGTTCCAGTGGCGCCAGCGGGCCGACGACCGCCGACAGCAGGTGATCGCTGAGTTCGGGGTTGCGTGCCAGGCACGGGCCATGCAGATAGGTCGCGACGATGCTGCCCTGCACGGCGCCGTCGAAGCCATCCCCGTCGCGGTTGCCCGCGCCCTTGGTGACTGCCGCCAGCGGACGGGCCTGAGGACCGAGAACCGTTCCGCCGCGGTGGTTTTCGAATCCCGTCAAGGTTTGCGTCAAACCGTCCACCAGCGGCTGGGAGACCACTTCGCCAATGGTCCGCTTCGGCTGCGGTGACGTCGTCACGTCGAGGATGCCGACACCGTCGACGCGTTCACCCGACGAGGTCTCGTACCAGTGGCCGAGCACTTGAATGGCCGCACAGATCGCCAGCACGGGGGCACCGCGCTCGGCGGCCCGCTGCAGGCCGGGGTACTGGATCAGATGCTTCGTCGCAAGCCGCTGGGCGTAGTCCTCGGCGCCGCCGAGCGTGTACAGGTCCAACGAGTCGGGCACCGGGTCGGCCAGCGTGATCTCGACGATCTCGGCATCGAAACCCCTCAGCCGCAACCGTTCTCGCAGTACCACGGCGTTACCGCCGTCGCCGTAGGTGCCCATCACGTCGGGCAGCACCAGCCCGATCCGAACGGCCGATTCGGTCGACTTCACGGCAGCCGCCGGTTGAGTTGCAGGAAGGCGGTGTAGTTGGCGATCACCTCGACGTGGCCCGGTGGGCACGACGCGATGGCCTTCACGGTGTCGTGCACCAGGGTGTGTCCGACGCCCGCGTAGCCGAGGCGTACCGCGAGGTCGGTGCCGCGTTCGCCCGCGGCCACGACGGCGGTGGCTCGGCCATCTGCTCTTGGCGCAAGCGGCTCATCGGCGAACCCCTCGAAGCGCACGTCCCACAGCCACGACAGGTCCTCCCCGTCGGGCACCTGGCCGTTCACCGCGATCACGACACCGGCGCCGTGCTTGTCCACCATCGACAGCGCCTCCTGCCAGCCCGCCGGGTTCTTGGCGAGCAGCAGGCGCACGGTGTGGTCGCCGAAGCGCACGGTGCGGTACCGGCCTGCGACCTCGTCGACGGTCGACACCGCGGCGACGGCGGCAGTGGGATCGGCGCCGAGGGCGACGGCCGCCGCGATCGCCTGGGTGGCGTTGCCGCGGTTGACCGCGCCGGGCAGGGCCAGCGTCATCGGCAGGACCAGACCGTCGGGGCCGTAGACGTTCTCGGAATCGTATGACCAGTGGGGCGTGGGGCGCTTGAAATCCGTACCCGTCGAATACCAATGCGCCTCTTCACGCACGATGATCTCACCGCTGCGAGGGCAGCTCACCGAGTCGTTCGCCCAACCGCCGCCGGCGGCCACCCACACCACGTCGGGGCTGTCGTACGCCGCGGAGGTCATCAGAACGTCGTCGCAATTGGCCACGACGACCGCACCCGGATGACGGGCCAGGCCGGAGCGCAGCGTCCGCTCGATGTGGTTGATCTCACCCACGCGGTCCAGTTGATCGCGGGACAGGTTGAGCAGGACGACCACCGACGGGTCTACGGCGTCGGCGACGTGTGGCACGTGCATCTCGTCGACCTCCAGCGCGGCCAGCTTCGCCTGCCGGGTGCCCGCGAGGGCCGCGATGAGCCCGGCGTCCATGTTGGCGCCTTCGGCGTTGGTGGCGACGGGGCCGATGGTGGCGAGCGCCGCGGCGGTCATCCTGGTGGTGGTCGACTTGCCGTTCGTGCCGGTCACGACGACGGTCCGGCGGCCCTTGCCCAGCTGACCGAGGATCGAGCGGTCCAGCTTCATCGAGACCAGGCCACCGATCATCGCGCCCGCACCTCGCCCGGTGACGCGGGACGCCCAGCGCGCCGCCGACCCCGCGCCGAGCGCGACTCGTCCTCGGGTCGTGATCATCTCCGGCAGTCTATGAGGGCAAAAGTAGGCGGGCGACACGCGGCATCGGCCGTCGAGGCTTGGCCGGGAATGTCCGAGGGCCGTGCCATCCTCGAAATGTGCGTCAAACGTTCGGCCGACCGGCTACCGAGCCCGGCGCGGGCTGGGCCGTCGTCGACGTCGAGACGACGGGGTTCCATCCGCGGCAGGCCCGCGTCGTCAGCGTGGCGGCGCTGGCCCTCGGCGATGACGGGAACGTCGAGAACAGCTTCGCCAGCCTGCTCGATCCGGGTGTCGATCCGGGCCCCACCCACGTCCACGGGCTGACTACCGAGATGCTGGCGGGCCAGCCGACGTTCGCGGACGTGGTCGGCCAGTTGAACGCGGTGCTCGAGGGCCGCACGCTGGTGGCGCACAATGTCGGCTTCGACTATGCCTTCCTGGCCAGTGAGGCGGAGCTCGTCGGTGCCGAGCTGCCCGTGGACAGCGTGATGTGCACCGTGGAGTTGGCGCGCAGGCTGGATCTCGGCGTCGAGAATTTGCGGCTCGAGACGTTGGCCGCGCACTGGGGTGTGACGCAGATGCGCCCGCACGACGCGCTCGACGACGCGCTGGTGCTCGCCCAGATCCTCAAGCCGTCTCTGGCCGGTGCGCACGACCGCAAGGCGTGGCTGCCGGTCCGTCCCGTGCGACGCCGGGGCTGGCCCAACGGGCAGGTGACGCACGAGGAGCTGCTGCCGCTGAAGACCATCGCGGCCAGGCTGCCGTGCGACTTTCAGAATCCCGGCCGGTTCGTCGCGGGCCGACCGCTGGTGCAGGGCATGCGGGTGGCGCTTTCGTCGGAGGTCAGCCACACCTACGAGGAACTCATCGAACGCATTCTGCATGCGGGCTTGGCGTATGCGGACGTCGTCGACCAGCAGACGTCGCTGGTGATCTGCGATGAGCTGGAGCCCGATCAGGGGCGCGGCTACCAGGCCCGCGAGATGGGGGTCCCGCTCGTGCGCGACGCCGACTTCATGTCGCTTCTCGAGCGGGTCGTCGGCGGCACCGACGTCGAGGCATTCAGCGACGCGACGCTCACCGGCGACCAGTTCACGCTCTTCTGAGCGATCAGCCCGGCGCGGGAGACCCGGCCGGGCTGATCTAACGAGTGTCCGCGTGAGACTAGGCCAGGGCCTTCGTCTTAAGTGAGTCGTATTCACCCGACGTGATGGTTCCGGCGTCGAGCAGTTCCTTGGCGTGTGCGATTTCCTCGGCAGGCGACCGTCCGGCGGCCTTCTTGATGTAGTCGTCGGTCTGCTGCTTGGCGGCCGCGGCGGCCTCGTGCGCCCGCACCGCCATGCCCTGACCGCGCACGATCAGATAGACCACCGCCGTCAGCCACGGAATCAGGAAGAGGAAGACGACCCAGATCGCCTTCACGACGCCGGACGTCTTGTGGTCGCGCCAGAACAGGTCCGTCAGGATCTGGAACAGCACCAAGAGGTACGCGATCCACGCGAAGATGATCAGGAAGTGCCACAAGAAATCCCAAGTAGAGCCCCAGTCCACGGCTACTCCTTAAACGTTTACAACACGCAACTTACGCAAGCGTCAGTTAACCACGCGCGGCACGATTGACGGCGGAGACCACCGCCCGCAGGGACGCCGTGGTGATCGACGTCGCAATGCCGACACCCCACACGGTCCTGCCGCCCACCGACGCCTCGACGTACGCCGCGGCCTGAGCTTCCTCGCCCGAGGACATGGCGTGCTCGGAGTAGTCGAGCACCGAGACGTCGAACCCGACGGCGCCGATGGCGTCGACGAACGCGGCCAGTGGGCCGTTGCCGGCTCCGACGATCTCCCGCTCGGCGCCTTCGACCTTGACCACGGCCGTGATCGTGTCGGTCCCGCCGTCTTCCTCGGCGGCGTCGACCTTCTGCCGGATCCGCTCCAGCGGCTTGATCGGCGAGAGGTACTCGTCGGCGAAGACGTCCCACATCTCCTTCGGGGACACCTCGCCGCCCTCGCCGTCGGTGATCTTCTGGATCGCCTGGCTGAACTCGATCTGCAGCCGCCGCGGCAGCGCCAGGCCGTGGTCGGCCTTCATGATGTAGGCGACGCCACCCTTGCCCGATTGTGAGTTCACCCGGATCACGGCCTCGTAGGTGCGGCCCACGTCCTTCGGGTCGATCGGCAGATACGGCACCTGCCAGAGGATGTCGTCGACGTCCGAGTCGGCATCGTCGGCGTCGACCTTCATGGCGTCCAGGCCCTTGTTGATGGCGTCCTGGTGGCTCCCGGAGAACGCCGTGTAGACCAGATCGCCTCCGTAAGGGTGCCTTTCGTGCACCGGCAGCTGATTGCAGTATTCGACGGTGCGGCGGATCTCGTCGATGTTCGAGAAGTCGATCTGCGGGTCGACGCCGCGGCTGAACAGGTTCAGACCCAGCGTCACCAGACAGACGTTCCCGGTGCGTTCGCCGTTGCCGAACAGGCAGCCCTCGATGCGGTCGGCCCCGGCCTGGTACCCCAATTCGGCTGCGGCAACGGCGGTTCCGCGGTCGTTGTGCGGGTGCAGGCTCAGGATGATCGAGTCGCGGCGAGCCAGGTTGCGGCTCATCCACTCGATCGAGTCGGCGTACACGTTCGGCGTGGCCATCTCGACGGTGGCGGGCAGGTTGACGATCAACGGCCGCTCGGGGGTGGGTTGGATGACGTCGGCGACGGCGTCGCACACCTCCTTCGCGTACTCCAGTTCGGTGCCGGTGTACGACTCGGGGGAGTACTCGAAACGCCATTGCGTATCAGGGTGTTTGGCGGCTTCTGCGACGCACATCTTGGCGCCGTCGGTGGCGATGGCCTTGACGGCAGCGCGATCGGCGCGGAACACCACGCGGCGCTGCAGGATCGACGTGGAGTTGTAGAAGTGCACGATCGCCCGCGGCGCGCCCGCGCAGGCTTCGAACGTCCGCTCGATCAGTTCGGGCCGGCACTGGGTGAGTACCTGGATCGTCACGTCGTCGGGGATCGCGCCCTGGGTGATGATCTCGCGGACGAAGTCGAAGTCGGTCTGGCTGGCCGACGGGAAGCCGACCTCGATCTCCTTGTAGCCCATGCGGACCAGCAGGTCGAACATGCGCCGCTTGCGTTCGGGGCTCATCGGGTCGATCAGGGCCTGGTTGCCGTCGCGCAGGTCGACCGCGCACCACATGGGTGCGGTGTCGACCACCTTGTCCGGCCAGGTGCGGTCAGCCAGGGTGACCGGTTCTACCTCGGCGGCGAAGGGGCGGTACCGGCTGACCGGCATCGAGGTGCCGCGCTGGGTGTTCCAGGCGGGCTGGCCGGGGTTGGCGGCCCCACTAGGCGTGTTGATGGTGCGCGCCGAGGTATACGCGTCGATCGAATGGGGATTGGGGTTGTTCACGGTTCTCGCTCCGGTTTGTGTCTGGAAGAAGTTCAGACCGGCGCATCAAGACAACCCGCGACGGGAAGCCAGTCTGGATCAGACCCCGTCGCGGCGTCCGAGGAGGAGCGACCGCTGCACGTCGAACACTGTACCAAGCCTGGACCCGCATGAACACCGACCTGGGTTACGTCGCACAGCCCCCCGAAATCGAGTAGTGCGTTACTCATGACCGATGGTCGCGAGGCCAGCACCATGGGTAGGAAGGGCAGAACGGTGGCCCCGACGGCTCACCCGAGGAGTTTCGACGATGATGACCACACGCGACGACTCATCGAGCCGACGCACCGGATATGACCCGGGCTTCGTCGGCGCGCGCGTCGGGCCACCTTCGGGCATCGACCCCGGCGACGCCGTCCTCGTGGACGGATCGCCCATCGTCGACTACACGCACTTCTCGCTCGAGCTCAGCAAGAGTCGACGACTCTGCCGGTGGGTGGCGTGGAACATCGACGGAGCCACCCTGCGCGGCGCGGGTAGCCCCGACCCGATCGGGCGTGACGACCTCGAATTCGTCACCGACAGCCGCATCGCCGCGGAGCTGCAGACCGGAAACGAGGTCTACGAGAACAACCGCTTGGACCGCGGCCACGTCGCCCGGCGCGCCGACCTGTTGTGGGGGGAACACGACGAAGCGGTACGCGCCAACGAGGATTCGTTCTACTTCACCAACATCACCCCGCAGATGGATGATTTCAATCAGTCCTCCCGTCATGGGGTTTGGGGCCGACTGGAGAACACGTTGCTCGAACACGTCGACGATGACAACTCGAGGGTCGCGGTCTTGGGCGGCCCGGTACTGGCGGACACCGATCCGTCCTATAGGGACGAAGTGCAGGTCCCGATCGAGTTCTGGAAGGTCTTCGTCTATCAGCGGGACGACGAAATCCGATCGCGAGCGTTCATCCTCACGCAGTCGTTGGACGGTCTGAAGTCGCGCGACCCGTTCGCCGAGTTCGTGACCGTCGAGAAGACCGTGGAAGAGCTAGCGGACACGGCGAAGGTCGCGTTCGACCCCGTGCTGCTCGAACTCCAGCATCG contains:
- a CDS encoding Mur ligase family protein, whose translation is MITTRGRVALGAGSAARWASRVTGRGAGAMIGGLVSMKLDRSILGQLGKGRRTVVVTGTNGKSTTTRMTAAALATIGPVATNAEGANMDAGLIAALAGTRQAKLAALEVDEMHVPHVADAVDPSVVVLLNLSRDQLDRVGEINHIERTLRSGLARHPGAVVVANCDDVLMTSAAYDSPDVVWVAAGGGWANDSVSCPRSGEIIVREEAHWYSTGTDFKRPTPHWSYDSENVYGPDGLVLPMTLALPGAVNRGNATQAIAAAVALGADPTAAVAAVSTVDEVAGRYRTVRFGDHTVRLLLAKNPAGWQEALSMVDKHGAGVVIAVNGQVPDGEDLSWLWDVRFEGFADEPLAPRADGRATAVVAAGERGTDLAVRLGYAGVGHTLVHDTVKAIASCPPGHVEVIANYTAFLQLNRRLP
- a CDS encoding DEDDh family exonuclease, giving the protein MRQTFGRPATEPGAGWAVVDVETTGFHPRQARVVSVAALALGDDGNVENSFASLLDPGVDPGPTHVHGLTTEMLAGQPTFADVVGQLNAVLEGRTLVAHNVGFDYAFLASEAELVGAELPVDSVMCTVELARRLDLGVENLRLETLAAHWGVTQMRPHDALDDALVLAQILKPSLAGAHDRKAWLPVRPVRRRGWPNGQVTHEELLPLKTIAARLPCDFQNPGRFVAGRPLVQGMRVALSSEVSHTYEELIERILHAGLAYADVVDQQTSLVICDELEPDQGRGYQAREMGVPLVRDADFMSLLERVVGGTDVEAFSDATLTGDQFTLF
- a CDS encoding DNA/RNA non-specific endonuclease, with protein sequence MMTTRDDSSSRRTGYDPGFVGARVGPPSGIDPGDAVLVDGSPIVDYTHFSLELSKSRRLCRWVAWNIDGATLRGAGSPDPIGRDDLEFVTDSRIAAELQTGNEVYENNRLDRGHVARRADLLWGEHDEAVRANEDSFYFTNITPQMDDFNQSSRHGVWGRLENTLLEHVDDDNSRVAVLGGPVLADTDPSYRDEVQVPIEFWKVFVYQRDDEIRSRAFILTQSLDGLKSRDPFAEFVTVEKTVEELADTAKVAFDPVLLELQHRGRPATRARAERRVVEREADIEW
- the recR gene encoding recombination mediator RecR — encoded protein: MFEGPVQDLIDELGKLPGIGPKSAQRIAFHLLSVEPPDIDRLTAVLGKVRDGVQFCSVCGNVSDDERCRICSDSRRDASLVCVVEEPKDVAAVERTREFRGRYHVLGGALDPLSGVGPDQLRIRELLNRIGERVDGVDVAEVIIATDPNTEGEATATYLVRMLRDIPGLTVTRIASGLPMGGDLEFADELTLGRALTGRRAMA
- a CDS encoding SRPBCC family protein: MGQVSASSTVMINAEPDAVLAAVADYQTVRPKILSSHYSGYQVLEGGHGAGTVATWKLQATKSRVRDVKATVDVAGHTVIEKDANSTMVTNYTVAPAGPGSSVTVKTSWDGAGGVKGFFEKTFAPLGLRKIQAEVLGNLKNQVESN
- a CDS encoding PLDc N-terminal domain-containing protein; protein product: MDWGSTWDFLWHFLIIFAWIAYLLVLFQILTDLFWRDHKTSGVVKAIWVVFLFLIPWLTAVVYLIVRGQGMAVRAHEAAAAAKQQTDDYIKKAAGRSPAEEIAHAKELLDAGTITSGEYDSLKTKALA
- a CDS encoding type 1 glutamine amidotransferase produces the protein MGTYGDGGNAVVLRERLRLRGFDAEIVEITLADPVPDSLDLYTLGGAEDYAQRLATKHLIQYPGLQRAAERGAPVLAICAAIQVLGHWYETSSGERVDGVGILDVTTSPQPKRTIGEVVSQPLVDGLTQTLTGFENHRGGTVLGPQARPLAAVTKGAGNRDGDGFDGAVQGSIVATYLHGPCLARNPELSDHLLSAVVGPLAPLELSEVAQLRRERLAAPRRV
- a CDS encoding FAD-binding oxidoreductase, translated to MTVASIEAQSAHAAGVRRLLESYRAIPPNATVRLAKPTSNLFRAREKATAKGLDVSGLTGVIGVDPDARTADVAGMCTYEDLVAATLPYGLSPLVVPQLKTITLGGAVTGLGIESASFRNGLPHESVIEMDILTGAGEVVTASRDLHSDLFSAFPNSYGTLGYTVRLKIELEPVKPFVALRHLRFHSLTDLVATMERIVETGGLDGAPVHYLDGVVFTAEESYLCVGVQTSTSGPVSDYTGRDVYYRSIQHPTGVKDDRLTIHDYLWRWDTDWFWCSRAFGAQNPTIRRLWPRRYRRSSFYWKLIAYDRRFAIADRLEKRHGRPPLERVVQDIEVPVGRTAEFVSWFLDNVPIEPIWLCPLRLRDEEGWPLYPIAAHQTYVNIGFWSSVPAGAEEGAMNRLIEEKVSKLDGHKSLYSDAYYSPDEFNELYGGETYDTVKKTYDPDSRLLDLYAKAVLRR
- a CDS encoding YbaB/EbfC family nucleoid-associated protein, producing the protein MQPGQPPDMSALLAQAQQVQQQLMEAQEALAGAEVHGQAGGGLVQVTMKGSGEVIAVAIDPKVVDPDDVETLQDLVIGAIKDASRQVTLMAQSKLGPLAGGLGGLELPGL
- a CDS encoding Rv3717 family N-acetylmuramoyl-L-alanine amidase, which translates into the protein MSHVLRLRSSPHAPSPLRVGAVLAVGLLVAISLGTAGVPTAAAAPANITGMIVFLDPGHNGSNDASLTKQVPTGRGGTKDCQTSGTSTDSGYPEHSFNWETVLRIRQELTALGVRTAMSRGDDTGVAACVDERAAMANALKPDAIVSIHADGGPATGRGFHVNYSSPPLNQAQAGPSVQFAQTMRDQLQAAGLMPANYIGQGGLYPRADLAGLNLAQYPSVLVELGNMKNPADTALIESAEGRQKYADAVVRGIAGFLATRPPRVTA
- the leuA gene encoding 2-isopropylmalate synthase, which produces MNNPNPHSIDAYTSARTINTPSGAANPGQPAWNTQRGTSMPVSRYRPFAAEVEPVTLADRTWPDKVVDTAPMWCAVDLRDGNQALIDPMSPERKRRMFDLLVRMGYKEIEVGFPSASQTDFDFVREIITQGAIPDDVTIQVLTQCRPELIERTFEACAGAPRAIVHFYNSTSILQRRVVFRADRAAVKAIATDGAKMCVAEAAKHPDTQWRFEYSPESYTGTELEYAKEVCDAVADVIQPTPERPLIVNLPATVEMATPNVYADSIEWMSRNLARRDSIILSLHPHNDRGTAVAAAELGYQAGADRIEGCLFGNGERTGNVCLVTLGLNLFSRGVDPQIDFSNIDEIRRTVEYCNQLPVHERHPYGGDLVYTAFSGSHQDAINKGLDAMKVDADDADSDVDDILWQVPYLPIDPKDVGRTYEAVIRVNSQSGKGGVAYIMKADHGLALPRRLQIEFSQAIQKITDGEGGEVSPKEMWDVFADEYLSPIKPLERIRQKVDAAEEDGGTDTITAVVKVEGAEREIVGAGNGPLAAFVDAIGAVGFDVSVLDYSEHAMSSGEEAQAAAYVEASVGGRTVWGVGIATSITTASLRAVVSAVNRAARG